Proteins from one Deinococcus sedimenti genomic window:
- a CDS encoding tetratricopeptide repeat protein: MTTLPVPWPIGVALAALTAVPLVQATRDLRSDHELRRAAALQGTLDFDPALRALREATRLNPSDPRAHLKLGLATRTLWFYRRTPQLKNEADTAFQRATQLSPSWPSPYYEYSLMYAFVKDYPRALTILQGALDRDPNNAAYWLQKGTYQELGRDVTGARASYERCLILNSTVQECRDNLKALPVTP; encoded by the coding sequence ATGACCACACTCCCCGTCCCCTGGCCCATTGGCGTCGCTCTGGCGGCCCTGACCGCCGTTCCTCTCGTGCAGGCCACGCGTGACCTGCGCAGCGACCACGAGCTGCGACGCGCCGCCGCCCTTCAAGGCACCCTGGACTTCGACCCGGCCCTGCGCGCCCTGCGGGAAGCGACCCGCCTGAACCCCAGCGACCCGCGCGCCCACCTGAAACTCGGCCTGGCCACCCGCACCCTGTGGTTCTACCGCCGCACCCCGCAGCTCAAGAACGAGGCGGATACGGCCTTTCAACGCGCCACCCAGCTCAGCCCCAGCTGGCCCTCGCCCTACTACGAGTATTCCCTGATGTACGCCTTCGTCAAAGACTACCCGCGCGCCCTCACCATCCTGCAGGGCGCCCTCGACCGCGATCCGAACAACGCCGCGTACTGGCTGCAGAAAGGCACCTACCAGGAACTCGGCCGGGACGTCACCGGCGCCCGCGCCTCCTACGAACGGTGCCTGATCCTCAACAGCACCGTTCAGGAATGCCGGGACAACCTGAAGGCCCTGCCGGTGACGCCATGA
- the hpaE gene encoding 5-carboxymethyl-2-hydroxymuconate semialdehyde dehydrogenase, with product MTVTTPSPVDALHDRLREPLRHFIGGEWVSAQSGDTFEFHAPSDNRVLGQAASGDARDIDGAAQAAHAAFPAWRALSGKKRRALLYRVADLIEARAHDIAVAESTDTGQPIRFMKSAAVRAAENFRFFADRAEGAQDGLSLPTDGFLNYTVRQPIGPVGVITPWNTPFMLSSWKIAPALAAGCTVVHKPAEWSPVTATILAEIMHEAGIPAGVVNLVHGFGESAGKALTEHPLIKAIAFIGESRTGSLIQKQGADTLKRVHLELGGKNPVVVFDDADLDRALDAAIFMIYSLNGQRCTSSSRLLVQRGVHDAFVEQLAARVANIRVGDPLDPATEVGPLIHPRQFEKVCSYFDAARADGATIKVGGERIGDTGNYVRPTLFTDARNDMRIAQEEIFGPVLTVIPFDTDEDALRLANDVPYGLAAYLWTNDLTRAHTFAHGLDSGMIWVNSENVRHLPTPFGGMKASGIGRDGGDYSFDFYMETKNVAINLNGHRAQQLGMPGTPQNKEN from the coding sequence ATGACCGTCACGACTCCGTCCCCCGTGGACGCCCTGCACGACCGCCTGCGCGAGCCGCTGCGCCACTTCATCGGTGGCGAGTGGGTGAGCGCGCAGTCCGGCGACACCTTCGAGTTCCACGCGCCCAGCGACAACCGCGTGCTGGGACAGGCCGCCAGCGGCGACGCCCGCGACATCGACGGCGCCGCGCAGGCCGCGCACGCCGCCTTCCCCGCCTGGCGGGCGCTGAGCGGCAAGAAGCGCCGCGCGCTGCTGTACCGCGTGGCCGACCTGATCGAGGCCCGCGCGCACGACATCGCTGTTGCCGAGAGCACCGACACCGGGCAGCCCATCCGCTTCATGAAAAGTGCGGCCGTGCGCGCCGCCGAGAACTTCCGCTTCTTCGCCGACCGCGCCGAGGGCGCCCAGGACGGCCTGAGCCTCCCCACCGACGGCTTCCTGAACTACACCGTCCGCCAGCCCATCGGGCCGGTCGGCGTGATCACCCCGTGGAACACGCCGTTCATGCTGAGTTCCTGGAAGATTGCCCCGGCGCTGGCCGCCGGGTGCACGGTCGTGCATAAACCCGCCGAGTGGAGCCCCGTGACCGCCACGATCCTCGCGGAGATCATGCACGAGGCGGGCATTCCCGCTGGTGTGGTGAACCTCGTGCACGGTTTCGGCGAGAGTGCCGGGAAGGCCCTGACCGAGCACCCGCTGATCAAAGCCATCGCGTTCATCGGGGAGAGCCGCACCGGCAGCCTGATCCAGAAGCAGGGGGCGGACACCCTCAAACGCGTGCACCTCGAACTGGGCGGGAAGAACCCGGTCGTGGTGTTCGACGACGCCGACCTGGACAGGGCGCTGGACGCCGCGATCTTCATGATCTACTCCCTGAACGGTCAGCGCTGCACGAGTTCCAGCCGCCTGCTCGTCCAGCGCGGCGTGCACGACGCCTTCGTCGAGCAGCTCGCGGCGCGCGTGGCGAACATCCGCGTGGGCGACCCCCTTGACCCCGCCACCGAGGTCGGCCCACTGATCCACCCCCGGCAGTTCGAGAAGGTCTGCTCGTACTTTGACGCGGCCCGCGCGGACGGCGCGACCATCAAGGTCGGCGGCGAACGCATCGGCGACACCGGGAACTACGTGCGCCCCACCCTCTTCACCGACGCCCGCAACGACATGCGCATCGCCCAGGAAGAGATCTTCGGCCCGGTCCTCACGGTCATCCCGTTCGACACGGACGAGGACGCCCTGCGTCTCGCGAACGACGTGCCGTACGGTCTCGCGGCGTACCTATGGACGAACGACCTGACCCGCGCGCACACCTTCGCGCACGGCCTGGACAGCGGCATGATCTGGGTGAACAGCGAGAACGTCCGCCACCTGCCCACCCCGTTCGGCGGCATGAAGGCCAGCGGCATCGGCCGTGACGGCGGCGACTACTCGTTCGACTTCTACATGGAGACGAAAAACGTCGCCATCAACCTGAACGGCCACCGCGCCCAGCAGCTCGGGATGCCGGGCACGCCCCAGAACAAGGAGAATTGA
- a CDS encoding PucR family transcriptional regulator — MSVTLAALRGALGLSPTPITEQIGDAEAAVRALPDAPAADVRAAFARLQADSLRPHLPGLRALLDGAQRALNHPQPEATLARWLAGVTGGEVTVRASWGDVVAHAGHAPDGAELTEVPLAFERRPVGTLQLRAAPGWADLAALIAELLRLARLQAAAAGAARRRVGERQFEALLAGDGAQLPPGEGFTVAALRLDGPPPRSARAREARTAQLDVLCSVGEGFFYRRGLTCLTAVRAQGDHDVAAWLWPAADPAGAAGLHEALLNATTAAFRLGVSRAHAGAGAAPDALREAAQALSLAPARGAATFTQPDPLRPLLDSPERAAHAADWQARLRVGDPDGKLAATLRAYLGHTGSLAALADDLNLHLNTLRYRLRRAEELLGGGLSDPAFVARVYLAFGP, encoded by the coding sequence ATGAGCGTGACCCTGGCGGCGTTGCGGGGGGCGCTGGGCCTCTCCCCCACCCCCATAACGGAGCAGATCGGCGACGCGGAAGCCGCGGTGCGGGCGCTGCCCGACGCTCCGGCAGCGGACGTCCGCGCGGCGTTCGCGCGCCTCCAGGCCGACTCTCTGAGGCCGCACCTGCCGGGCCTGCGCGCCCTGCTGGACGGCGCGCAGCGCGCCCTGAATCACCCGCAGCCGGAGGCGACCCTCGCCCGCTGGCTGGCGGGCGTCACGGGCGGCGAAGTGACCGTCCGGGCCAGTTGGGGGGACGTCGTCGCGCACGCCGGGCACGCCCCGGACGGCGCGGAACTGACCGAGGTGCCCCTCGCATTCGAGCGCCGCCCGGTCGGCACCCTGCAGCTGCGGGCCGCTCCCGGCTGGGCGGATCTGGCGGCGCTGATCGCGGAATTGCTGCGCCTGGCGCGCCTGCAGGCGGCGGCAGCGGGCGCGGCGCGGCGGCGCGTCGGCGAGCGGCAGTTCGAGGCGCTCCTCGCCGGGGACGGTGCGCAGCTCCCGCCCGGCGAGGGCTTCACGGTCGCGGCGCTGCGCCTGGATGGCCCGCCGCCCCGCTCCGCGCGTGCGCGAGAGGCCCGCACGGCGCAGCTGGACGTGCTGTGCAGTGTCGGCGAGGGCTTCTTCTACCGCCGGGGCCTGACCTGCCTGACCGCCGTGCGCGCCCAGGGGGACCATGACGTGGCCGCGTGGCTGTGGCCCGCCGCCGATCCGGCCGGGGCGGCCGGGTTGCACGAGGCGCTGCTGAACGCCACGACCGCCGCGTTCCGGCTGGGGGTCAGCCGGGCGCACGCGGGGGCCGGGGCCGCGCCGGACGCGCTGCGCGAGGCGGCGCAGGCCCTGAGTCTCGCCCCGGCGCGCGGGGCCGCCACGTTCACACAACCGGACCCGCTGCGGCCGCTGCTGGACAGCCCGGAGCGGGCCGCGCACGCCGCCGACTGGCAGGCCCGACTGCGCGTCGGGGACCCGGACGGGAAGCTGGCCGCCACGCTGCGCGCGTACCTGGGCCACACGGGCTCACTGGCCGCGCTGGCAGATGACCTGAACCTGCACCTGAACACCCTGCGCTACCGCCTGCGCCGCGCCGAGGAGCTGCTGGGCGGAGGGCTGAGCGACCCGGCGTTCGTCGCGCGGGTGTACCTCGCGTTCGGTCCCTGA
- a CDS encoding IS630 family transposase (programmed frameshift), whose product MAPWHPSKYTRAQLEERRLAALNMIQAGGHTNQQIADHFGVSIHTVYTWKERLKRQGGLEATPTTGRPPRLTPEGQQKISTLLQEGALAHGFPDSTWTTARVRELIGRHLDVWYHVDHVRKVLHRLGFSPQKPGKGALEQNEEAVRTWVQTTRPGVEKKVAQGATLVYLDEVGFSLKGVLRRTWAKRGKTPVVRLPASWQKLSTLGAITSNGQFLQRTQTGAVKTGDVLAFLNHLLKHVTGELVVVLDNAAIHRAKAVSAFVKTQARLSLVYLPPYSPEFNPIEKVWAYVKRNVLGNFCARTTKELRTRLRAGWQRIRYIKLPQHLMAATSI is encoded by the exons ATGGCACCGTGGCACCCCTCCAAGTACACCCGTGCCCAACTCGAAGAACGGCGACTCGCCGCACTGAATATGATTCAGGCCGGTGGACACACCAACCAACAGATCGCGGATCACTTCGGCGTCTCGATCCACACCGTCTACACCTGGAAAGAGCGGCTCAAACGCCAGGGTGGCCTGGAGGCCACCCCCACCACGGGTCGGCCCCCCCGCCTGACTCCGGAGGGGCAGCAGAAGATCAGCACCCTCCTGCAGGAGGGTGCCCTGGCACACGGCTTTCCCGACTCCACCTGGACCACCGCTCGTGTCCGCGAACTGATCGGGCGGCACTTGGACGTGTGGTACCACGTCGACCACGTTCGCAAGGTGCTCCATCGCCTGGGATTCTCGCCGCAGAAACCCGGTAAAGGGGCGCTGGAACAGAATGAGGAGGCCGTACGAACCTGGGTGCAGACCACGCGCCCTGGTGTCGAA AAAAAGGTCGCGCAGGGCGCCACGCTCGTCTACCTCGATGAAGTGGGCTTCAGTCTGAAAGGCGTGCTCCGACGGACATGGGCAAAACGGGGGAAGACACCCGTGGTGCGTCTTCCGGCCAGTTGGCAGAAGCTCTCAACGCTTGGGGCCATCACGTCGAACGGGCAATTTCTCCAGCGGACCCAGACAGGAGCGGTCAAGACGGGTGATGTGCTGGCGTTTCTGAACCACCTGCTGAAGCACGTGACGGGCGAACTGGTGGTGGTGTTGGACAATGCCGCGATTCACCGGGCGAAGGCCGTCTCGGCCTTCGTGAAGACGCAGGCTCGGCTCTCGCTGGTGTACCTGCCACCGTATTCACCGGAGTTCAATCCGATTGAGAAGGTCTGGGCCTACGTGAAGCGGAACGTCTTGGGGAATTTCTGCGCCAGGACGACAAAGGAACTGAGGACACGGCTGCGTGCGGGCTGGCAGAGGATTCGGTACATCAAGTTGCCGCAGCACCTCATGGCGGCGACTTCAATTTAA
- a CDS encoding exopolysaccharide biosynthesis polyprenyl glycosylphosphotransferase — protein sequence MPLTARNLTRSRRANAFARRRYLNATALIAGNALAWTLTALIAHQVTRWVPSLHGFRNNWGLLFLLHTLLCAGANLLPGWGLGAVAELRYTVQVTGLLLISVALTAGLLRGDWLVLITAAFVGVLLTVFLVGLRALIKYLLLRAGQWGVPVVVYGAARSGQKVIAALQSEQGLGFHPVAVYDDDPALRGESIGGVPVAGDTEDWTYEAPVAILAMPGAGRARHVALLDGPLTVYRKVIVIPDLFDVQSLWARTTDLGGVLGISLNQQLADPVARRTKRAIDLSAVVLSSPFWLPLCLLVGVFIWLEDRHHPVFLQPRLGLGGRTFNTWKFRTMVPNAEAVLQERLTRDPALRQEWEANHKLRRDPRITRVGSFLRKTSLDELPQLVNVLLGDMALVGPRPLPGYHYEKLPAGVQGLRREVRPGMTGLWQVSGRSDAGDEGMLVHDPYYVRNWSIWLDMVILLRTFRAVVRSAGAY from the coding sequence ATGCCCCTGACCGCCCGTAACCTCACCCGGAGCCGCCGCGCCAATGCGTTCGCGCGGCGGCGCTACCTCAATGCGACCGCACTGATCGCCGGCAACGCCCTCGCGTGGACCCTGACGGCCCTGATCGCGCACCAGGTCACGCGGTGGGTGCCGAGCCTCCACGGGTTCAGGAACAACTGGGGCCTGCTCTTCCTGCTGCACACGCTGCTATGCGCCGGAGCCAACCTGCTGCCCGGCTGGGGGCTGGGCGCCGTGGCCGAACTGCGCTACACCGTGCAGGTCACCGGCCTGCTGCTGATCAGCGTGGCCCTGACCGCGGGCCTCCTGCGGGGCGACTGGCTGGTACTGATCACCGCCGCCTTCGTCGGTGTGCTCCTGACCGTCTTCCTGGTGGGCCTGCGCGCACTCATCAAATACCTGCTCCTGAGAGCCGGACAGTGGGGCGTGCCGGTGGTCGTGTACGGCGCCGCCCGCAGCGGACAGAAGGTCATCGCTGCGCTGCAGAGCGAACAGGGCCTGGGGTTTCATCCAGTGGCGGTGTACGACGACGACCCCGCTCTCCGAGGAGAGTCGATCGGTGGCGTGCCGGTGGCCGGGGATACCGAGGACTGGACGTACGAAGCGCCGGTGGCCATCCTGGCCATGCCGGGCGCAGGCCGGGCGCGGCACGTCGCGCTACTCGACGGGCCCCTCACGGTGTACCGCAAGGTCATCGTCATTCCGGACCTGTTCGACGTCCAGTCGCTGTGGGCGCGCACCACCGACCTGGGTGGCGTGCTGGGCATCAGCCTGAACCAGCAGCTGGCCGATCCGGTGGCACGCCGGACGAAACGCGCCATCGACCTGTCGGCAGTGGTTCTGTCCAGTCCATTCTGGCTGCCCCTGTGCCTGCTCGTGGGCGTGTTCATCTGGCTGGAAGACCGGCACCACCCGGTGTTTCTGCAGCCGCGTCTGGGCCTGGGAGGGCGCACGTTCAACACCTGGAAGTTCCGGACAATGGTCCCCAACGCCGAAGCGGTCCTCCAGGAGCGGCTCACGCGTGATCCTGCGCTACGTCAGGAGTGGGAAGCGAATCACAAGCTGCGCCGCGACCCCCGCATTACCCGTGTGGGGTCGTTCCTGCGCAAGACCAGCCTGGATGAACTGCCGCAACTCGTCAACGTGCTGCTGGGCGACATGGCCCTGGTGGGACCGCGGCCCCTGCCCGGTTATCACTATGAGAAGCTGCCGGCCGGTGTGCAGGGGCTCCGCCGTGAGGTGCGGCCAGGCATGACGGGCCTATGGCAGGTGTCGGGCCGCTCCGACGCCGGCGATGAGGGGATGCTCGTTCACGACCCGTACTACGTGCGCAACTGGAGCATCTGGCTGGACATGGTCATTCTCCTGCGGACCTTCCGGGCCGTGGTGCGCAGCGCCGGTGCCTACTGA
- a CDS encoding ISAs1 family transposase, whose protein sequence is MTQPISPLPFLTQIPDWRDPTRIHDPWDGLWTLILSGLIAGPPNILALTQWLAGHREVLSQHLGLDRLAQQAMIYRFFWSLDQHLPELQRALLDWVKAQHPTAQDGLVILAGDGKVLKGSAREGRSALSFLSVFFHELALTVAQVDQAGRHEAKGMQDLLPTLTTLFGTGWLVTLDAAYTERELTTRIDEAGGAYLVPLKNNTRSLKEWAMFAFTYPAHDHVVDVERRSGEVWERRTSVITDAQVPDDIREGLWGVQTLIRREHQVTRRDGTQRVEVRYAVSSRLLTAQEAERIWRGHWGIENRSHHCRDVVLHEDACRLRKGAQGRAMLNGVMVALLSGQTRQVTALVRRLTLDPLLALQLLIPDLASR, encoded by the coding sequence GTGACACAACCCATCAGCCCGCTCCCATTTCTAACCCAGATTCCAGACTGGCGTGACCCGACGCGCATCCATGACCCGTGGGATGGCCTCTGGACCCTCATACTCAGTGGCCTCATCGCCGGACCACCCAACATCCTTGCCCTCACCCAGTGGCTTGCCGGACACCGCGAGGTGCTGAGCCAGCACCTCGGCCTCGACCGCCTCGCCCAGCAGGCCATGATCTACCGCTTCTTCTGGTCGCTGGACCAGCATCTCCCTGAACTGCAACGCGCTCTGCTGGACTGGGTGAAAGCTCAACATCCCACGGCGCAGGACGGCCTGGTCATCCTCGCTGGTGACGGCAAAGTCCTGAAAGGCAGTGCGCGAGAGGGCCGTTCGGCCCTCTCGTTCCTGTCGGTCTTCTTCCATGAGCTGGCGCTGACCGTCGCGCAGGTCGATCAGGCCGGACGTCATGAAGCCAAAGGAATGCAGGATCTGCTCCCCACCCTCACGACCCTCTTTGGAACAGGGTGGCTCGTGACGTTGGACGCCGCCTACACCGAGCGGGAACTCACCACCCGCATCGACGAGGCAGGCGGAGCCTACCTCGTCCCCCTCAAGAACAACACCCGCTCGCTCAAGGAATGGGCGATGTTCGCGTTCACGTACCCGGCGCACGATCACGTCGTGGACGTCGAGCGGCGCAGTGGAGAAGTCTGGGAGCGGCGTACGTCCGTGATCACCGACGCGCAGGTCCCGGACGACATCAGGGAAGGGTTGTGGGGCGTGCAGACGTTGATCCGTCGTGAGCATCAGGTCACGCGCCGCGATGGCACACAACGGGTCGAGGTGCGGTATGCCGTCAGCAGCCGGCTGCTGACGGCTCAGGAAGCGGAGCGCATCTGGCGCGGTCACTGGGGCATCGAGAATCGAAGCCACCATTGCCGGGATGTCGTGCTGCACGAGGATGCGTGTCGGTTGCGCAAAGGAGCACAGGGACGGGCGATGCTCAATGGCGTGATGGTCGCGCTGCTCAGTGGACAGACCCGTCAGGTGACGGCACTGGTGCGTCGCTTGACCCTTGATCCGCTGCTCGCTCTTCAACTCCTGATTCCAGACCTCGCGTCAAGATAA
- a CDS encoding PAS domain S-box protein, with protein MPESEFTQEIARAVSLGILSHFQRQADQGLILLDERLFVADLTESLEARLRPDREVRGQSLLTLLHPDDQAAVPDDILVRLHSGQDVQLEVRLHTPGTPVWCELDFMPVVPPQPGVWALAIVRDITPRKATEQHARTLEARRDALMEVAMDAIISMDRHGRIVAWNPAATRIFGYSLKDALGQQLASLIIPAADRDAHQRGMARHQQTGETRVAGRRVQVTAQHKDGRAIPMELLMKPVVVDGQQYYTAFIHDLTERFEAQRKLREQALHLNLMHEQLPTLSWTTGADLHVRMISGQTLQRLKLQARDLIGRHVTALLDGGREDEVLSAHLAALAGQRGRYTHHLQGYTFEIHVSPLHDTQDHVIGTVALAHDVTDRHREQQLERARAEVLQSIAVGEPLADTLTLLCTLLTQLPGVIAAQLLTVAGTTLTSAASTGLPDDLLGTFTPPPQPDDLHPAWVDAVQGQALGLATLEHASRWTPWRVALASSGLRACWLFPVQTTGGRVTALIALYRAVPDAPSERLRGVVAQAGQLMTVAREQDQHLQTILTTREETLRTLGVALEYRDYDTKGHTDRVVRLALALARRLGLSEQQQDDLRRGAYLHDLGKIAIPDQILLKPGPLTPEQWTVMRQHPVTGYEMLRHTPALGQACLDIVLHHHEHWNGGGYPHGLAGEAIPLLARVFAVVDTFDALTSARPYKNPWPEDEATGELRRMAGHVLDPGLVAAFIELRREQTEPGPPDTP; from the coding sequence ATGCCTGAGAGTGAGTTCACGCAGGAAATTGCCCGCGCCGTCTCGCTGGGCATCCTCTCGCATTTCCAGCGTCAGGCCGACCAGGGACTGATCCTGCTCGACGAGCGGCTGTTCGTCGCCGACCTCACCGAGAGCCTCGAGGCCCGCCTGCGCCCGGACCGGGAGGTGCGCGGGCAGTCGCTGCTGACCCTGCTGCACCCCGACGATCAGGCCGCCGTGCCGGACGACATCCTGGTGCGGCTGCACAGCGGACAGGACGTTCAGCTGGAAGTGCGGCTGCACACCCCCGGCACGCCCGTGTGGTGCGAACTGGACTTCATGCCGGTCGTGCCGCCGCAGCCGGGCGTGTGGGCGCTGGCGATCGTGCGGGACATCACGCCCCGCAAGGCCACCGAGCAGCACGCCCGCACCCTCGAAGCGCGGCGCGACGCGCTCATGGAAGTCGCGATGGACGCCATCATCAGCATGGACCGGCACGGGCGGATCGTCGCGTGGAACCCCGCCGCGACCCGCATCTTCGGGTACAGCCTCAAAGATGCGCTCGGGCAGCAGCTGGCGTCCCTGATCATCCCAGCCGCCGACCGGGACGCACACCAGCGCGGCATGGCCCGCCACCAGCAGACCGGCGAAACGCGCGTCGCCGGGCGGCGCGTGCAGGTGACCGCCCAGCACAAAGACGGCCGGGCCATCCCGATGGAACTGCTGATGAAACCCGTGGTGGTCGACGGTCAGCAGTACTACACCGCGTTCATTCACGACCTGACCGAACGCTTCGAAGCGCAGCGCAAACTGCGCGAGCAGGCCCTGCACCTGAACCTGATGCACGAGCAGCTGCCCACCCTCTCCTGGACGACCGGCGCGGACCTGCACGTGCGCATGATCAGCGGGCAGACCCTGCAGCGCCTGAAACTCCAGGCCCGGGACCTGATCGGCCGTCACGTCACCGCCCTGCTCGACGGCGGCCGGGAGGACGAGGTCCTCAGCGCGCACCTGGCGGCGCTGGCCGGCCAGCGGGGGCGCTACACCCACCACCTGCAGGGCTACACGTTCGAGATTCACGTCTCACCCCTGCATGACACGCAGGATCACGTGATCGGCACGGTGGCCCTCGCGCACGACGTCACCGACCGGCACCGCGAGCAGCAGCTGGAACGGGCGCGGGCCGAGGTGCTGCAGTCCATCGCGGTCGGAGAGCCGCTGGCCGACACCCTCACCCTCCTGTGCACCCTGCTGACCCAGCTGCCCGGCGTGATCGCCGCCCAGCTGCTGACCGTCGCCGGCACCACCCTCACCAGCGCCGCCAGCACCGGCCTGCCGGACGACCTGCTCGGCACGTTCACGCCACCCCCCCAGCCGGACGACCTGCACCCCGCCTGGGTGGACGCCGTGCAGGGACAGGCGCTCGGTCTCGCCACGCTGGAGCACGCCAGCCGCTGGACGCCGTGGCGCGTCGCGCTGGCCAGCAGCGGCCTGCGCGCCTGCTGGCTGTTCCCCGTGCAGACCACGGGCGGGCGCGTGACCGCGCTGATCGCCCTGTACCGCGCCGTGCCCGACGCGCCCAGCGAACGCCTGCGGGGCGTGGTCGCGCAGGCGGGCCAGCTGATGACCGTCGCCCGCGAACAGGACCAGCACCTGCAGACCATCCTCACCACCCGCGAGGAGACACTGCGCACCCTGGGCGTCGCCCTCGAATACCGTGACTACGACACCAAGGGCCACACCGACCGCGTGGTGCGTCTGGCCCTGGCCCTGGCCCGCCGCCTCGGCCTGAGCGAACAGCAACAGGACGACCTGCGGCGCGGCGCGTACCTGCACGACCTGGGCAAGATCGCCATTCCCGACCAGATCCTGCTCAAGCCCGGCCCGCTCACGCCGGAACAGTGGACCGTCATGCGGCAGCATCCCGTTACCGGGTACGAGATGCTCCGCCACACACCCGCCCTCGGGCAGGCGTGCCTGGACATCGTGCTGCACCACCACGAGCACTGGAACGGGGGCGGCTATCCCCACGGCCTGGCCGGCGAGGCCATTCCGCTCCTGGCGCGCGTGTTCGCGGTGGTCGACACCTTCGACGCGCTGACCAGCGCCCGCCCCTACAAGAACCCCTGGCCGGAAGACGAAGCCACAGGGGAACTGCGGCGCATGGCCGGGCACGTCCTTGACCCCGGCCTGGTCGCTGCGTTCATCGAGCTGCGCCGCGAGCAGACCGAGCCCGGGCCGCCGGACACCCCCTGA
- a CDS encoding right-handed parallel beta-helix repeat-containing protein — translation MANYLTLTGDQTDNVKRALQDAQTYGVPMQFPARTIVLQQVGVLRLPSNAVIRATGTVFDIALPGAGTDGVIFTADSVSALDWSGGTFTGHRSDWSPGANVSPIAVSGASHDIAIRDVVIDGFTAPGIKLVGSDITPIRQVTLERVTLQRNGAYYYDYLERPPGGQAEGTEETDKGQLLLHHVSGFTVRDSVIQDAPGDGTYFRWCQQGVIDNVQFLLNKMGGLLLSECADVTVQSSLMDGNGSRNVTVEWGSERIKVLNNVMQNGGRQGIWGWGWYSGELQGNTFRHNGQKRDRDLTADVEVGEWVPGGLPQRGEIVMTGNRFETDQEQMASVHIRSQVAGAVVKGNEFGGPGAMVRADSLLSGVSAVTVSENKGWWTERSGTVRVPVDGNRSVTFEHGLSFSDPDDVRSLVIQKIVLTSPTTELGSYQVKATTRTVTVTFDRAPTTPADFHWQAHLERAR, via the coding sequence GTGGCCAACTACCTCACGCTGACTGGCGACCAGACTGACAACGTGAAGCGGGCTCTGCAGGACGCCCAGACTTACGGCGTGCCCATGCAGTTTCCGGCCCGCACCATCGTGCTTCAGCAAGTCGGCGTCCTCCGCCTTCCCTCCAATGCAGTCATTCGCGCGACCGGCACTGTCTTTGACATTGCCCTGCCCGGCGCGGGAACCGACGGCGTCATCTTCACCGCAGACTCCGTCTCCGCGCTCGACTGGTCCGGTGGCACGTTTACCGGACATCGAAGCGACTGGTCCCCAGGCGCCAATGTCTCACCCATCGCCGTGAGCGGTGCCTCGCACGACATCGCGATTCGCGACGTCGTGATCGACGGCTTTACGGCCCCCGGCATCAAGCTGGTCGGTTCGGACATCACTCCTATTCGGCAGGTCACGCTCGAGCGGGTGACCCTACAGCGGAATGGCGCCTACTACTACGATTATCTTGAACGGCCCCCAGGGGGGCAAGCCGAAGGCACTGAAGAAACGGACAAGGGTCAGCTGTTGCTCCACCACGTGAGCGGGTTCACGGTCCGGGACAGTGTCATTCAGGATGCTCCCGGCGATGGAACCTATTTCCGGTGGTGCCAGCAGGGAGTCATTGACAACGTGCAGTTCCTGCTCAACAAGATGGGAGGCCTGCTCCTCAGTGAATGCGCGGACGTGACCGTGCAGAGCAGCCTGATGGATGGAAATGGCAGCCGGAACGTGACGGTGGAATGGGGGAGCGAGCGCATCAAGGTGCTGAACAACGTCATGCAGAACGGTGGGCGCCAGGGCATATGGGGATGGGGATGGTATTCCGGGGAACTCCAGGGAAACACGTTCCGGCACAACGGCCAGAAACGCGACCGCGACCTGACCGCAGACGTAGAGGTGGGCGAGTGGGTGCCAGGGGGCCTGCCCCAGCGGGGCGAGATCGTCATGACGGGCAACCGCTTCGAAACAGATCAGGAGCAGATGGCCTCGGTTCATATTCGGTCCCAGGTCGCTGGCGCGGTGGTGAAGGGCAACGAGTTCGGCGGGCCGGGGGCGATGGTGCGGGCCGATTCCCTGCTGTCAGGAGTCAGTGCGGTGACGGTGAGTGAGAACAAGGGGTGGTGGACGGAGCGGAGCGGGACAGTGCGCGTTCCAGTCGACGGCAATCGCAGCGTGACATTCGAACATGGGTTGAGCTTCAGTGATCCGGACGACGTACGGTCACTGGTGATTCAGAAGATCGTGTTGACTTCCCCGACGACGGAGTTGGGTAGTTACCAGGTGAAGGCTACGACGCGGACAGTCACGGTTACATTTGACCGTGCGCCGACGACGCCTGCTGACTTTCACTGGCAGGCTCACCTGGAGCGCGCCCGGTGA